In the genome of Leptotrichia sp. HSP-536, the window GGTTTAAGAAAAAAAGAATACATTGAAGGATTAAGAATGTATATAAAGACTGCTGAAGAAAATCAGATAAAAAAATTTAATGACAGTAAAGAACTGATAAAATATTTTAAGGAAATTTTGCCTTATGCTGTAGCTTTAAATGTGCAAAATGAAGCTATAAAATTGATGGAAAAGACAATTGAAATCAATTCAAGCTTAACAGGAGATTCTCGAATGATGAACGAAATTAATAGTTTGTATGCGTACTCAAGAGAAAAAGAAATAAAAGCAGAAATTTCTGAACGATATATAGTTTCAACTAGCAGTTCCAGAAGTTATTCATCTTCATCTTCTTCATCTTCATTCAGCGGTTCAGGAAGCGGCTATAGCAGTGGCGGAAGCGGTTACACCAGTGGAAGCGGTTACAGCGGCGGAGGCTCTGGAGGTGGAGGTGGTGGAGAATGGTAATTTTCCATCATATTCTATAAATAATTAAAATCAAGTTTCAAATTTTATAGTTATAAATTTTTATAAAAAAATAAGGAGGTAATTTAAATGAAAATTTTAAAAAATAAATTTTTAGGAATGTTAGTATTTTTATTGATTTCTAGCATTAGTATTTCAGGGCAATATAAGGATCAGCTGGTAAGTCGTATGAGCGATTTTCGGAATAAAGTATACGAGAATGTAGATGAAGGTCATGATGTTCAGCAAAAAGACGCTTTGCGAGCAATGCAGGAAGAATGGGACAAGGAATTGAATATTGTTTACCAGAAAATAATGAAAATTGCAAATATCAAGACTAAAAATAATCTTAGAAATGCCCAACGTGCCTGGTTAAAATCTAGAGATAAAAAAGTACAAGACAGTTATTATTTTGAAAATCCTGAAGGCGGAAGCATGGGAGTCTTATTTTCGTTAAATACTAATGTAAAATTACTAGAACAACGAACTCTTGAGCTGGCAGAAATGTATGACCGTTTAACAGGTAAGTAAAATTAAATAAGGAGATGAGTTATGATGAAAAAAAGTCTATTTTTAAAAATTTTTGTATTAACTTTATTAACAATGTGTTCAGTTATTAGCTTTGGAAAAACAAAAGTTCTTTCCATTTATACAAATCCATTGACAAAAAGCTATACTTCACTAGGAAAAGGGGAATTGCTGCTTTCAAGAAGAAATGAATTTGATAAGGAAATAAAATTTGTTGCAGAAGTTAATGGAGTTACTGTAGAACATAATTATGTTGAATGGAATGAAAAATATTTTTACCCTGTTGGAACAGGATTTACAATTAAGCCTCAGAAAAATGTAGTTTACAGCTTTATGGGAAATGTTCCTGAAGGAATCCCTGAAGCGAGATTAATAATTAATTACGAGGGAAAACAGAAAGTGATAATGTTAGACTGGGGACTGGAAACAGGAGATGAAGGTGAAGAGTTGGATCATTATGATGTTTATTTTTAAAAAGTTATTAGACTCATTTAGTAAGTATACAGATTTAAAATTATACTAAAGTAAGTATTATTTAGCAAGGGGTCTTGACCCCTTGTTGTTCTATAACTAGTGTCTAATCTTTGAATTAATTAGTTTTATAACTGTAATTTTAAAAATATTTGAAATAAAAGGAGATGGCGATGAAAAAAAATATTTTTACAATTCTAGCTTTAATTATTTTATTTACAATCTGCTCTGTTTCAAGCGCTTCCGAAGTAAAAATAATTTCAAGCGGAAATGAGGATAATGTTTTTGAAACAACAGGAACACTAAGGGTTGAGTGGAAAGAGGAAGATGACTGCGATTACCTTGGCTTGACAAAAATGATGTTCATTCCAGACAATCCTGCGGCATTCGGAGGGAAAATAGCCTATGTATGGGCAAAAGACATGTCAAATGAGTCGGATGAAAAAGCGGGAGACGAAGTTCTAAAACTGGCTAAAAGAATTTTTAAAAATCCTGAAATAGGAAATGTAGAAAATGGACATGAAGAAATAGCAGTAAAAATAAGATTAAAATCCTTAAAGCCTGTAGTTGAATGTAATAATGTAATGTTATATAGTGAGTTTGTAAATGCTGAAGAAATAAAAGTGCCAAAAGTAACATTATCAGAAGAAAAATATGATACAAAATTGGCTGGTCATTTTACCGTCGGATATACTGTAAAATCTCCAAATGGTTCTGTAAATATTATGGAAAAGCCAGATGCAAATTCTAAAGTTGTAAAAAGAATTGGAAAAAATGACACTGTAGGGGAAATACAGGATTTTGGAGAATGGGTTTTTGTATATTACCGTAATACGTATCCTGATTTCACATATGGATATGTACGTAAAAGTGAATTGAAGAAAAATATAAGACATCCTTTTGAAAATATTGATTTATTTAATTAAAACATCAAAAATATAAACTTAAGAGGTGATTTTTATGAAAAAAGTATTATTACTGATAATGCTTATAATTACGTGCGTTTCATTTGGAAAAAATGATAACGGAGATAATATTACTACGGAAGCTAAAGGAATGCTGCGTTTTGTATGGATGGATCATGGAAAATATAATAAATATTCAAAATTTCCTATAACAGGAATCGAGAATAGTGGAACAGCAGGCTTTGCAATATATCTGGAATTTACTCCTGAAGATAAGGGGAAATTTATGAATCATATTCTGACTGTATGGCCTGGAGATATATATGGAAAAGTTAATGGAAAAGAAATGCATAACAGAATACTTAGTATAGGAAAGGAAATATCTCCTGATATTGAGAATAAAATGAAAAAAAATGACTGGGGATATGTTTCTCAGCCTGTAAAACTCACGTTGAAACCTGTGAAATTGTACGGAAACTGCTGCAGTATATCTTTTTACTACGCTGAAGTAGTAAAGTATGAAAAAATTCCATCTACAACAGTTAAAATACCGTTAATTAAGGACGAAGTCGAAAGTGGAGACAGAATAGCATATGATGATTATAATCCGTATACAATATATTCAAAAGAAGGGCTTTCAAATATAAGAAAAGGGCCTTCTAAAAAATACGATGTTATAGATAAAATTGAAAATGGTAGCTATGCAGTAATAACTCAGGATTTTGGTGAATGGAAATACGTTAATTATTTTTTTGGAGGAGCTGATGAATCTAAATATGGTTTTGTGCATAAAAGTCAATTGAAAATATCTAAATAAATTAGAAGAGTAGTACTGGACTGCCTTAAAAAATTAAAATTAAGGCAGTTTTTTAGAAGTTGTTTAACTTGAATAAATTTAAGTATATATAATAAAAATTTATAGAATTTTTTAAGGAAAAAAACAAGAAAAGAGTGTATAATATTATAATATAAGTGGAATGTTTAATTAAATTAAAATAAAGGGGAGATAATTATGAAAAGAACAGGAAATTTAGTACTTACAGCATTACTTGCCTTGCTTGGATTTGTGATTCTGATTGAAAGCAATGATAATAAAATTGATATAAAAATTGCTGATAATGAAAATTTGAATGTGAAAGATATAAAAAATGTAACAGCGGTAGCTGAAACCAAAGGATCTGGAAAAAAAGTAAAAACTGTAATTATCGAATTTGATAAAACAATAAAAAATCCTAAATTGTCAAAAAGTGAAGTTACCGTTACTCAAAAACGAATTTCTAGAAAAAATAGTGGAAAAAATTTAGATGAACAGCCTGCACTTGTTACAACTGAAACCAAAAAAGTT includes:
- a CDS encoding lysozyme inhibitor LprI family protein, which produces MKILKNKFLGMLVFLLISSISISGQYKDQLVSRMSDFRNKVYENVDEGHDVQQKDALRAMQEEWDKELNIVYQKIMKIANIKTKNNLRNAQRAWLKSRDKKVQDSYYFENPEGGSMGVLFSLNTNVKLLEQRTLELAEMYDRLTGK